A genome region from Bifidobacterium coryneforme includes the following:
- the purF gene encoding amidophosphoribosyltransferase, which translates to MSLELENVHEECGIFGVWNHPDAARLTYFGLHALQHRGQEGAGIVSNDQGHLIGRRGLGLLTQVFPDEASISELTGNRAIGHVRYATAGSASIDNIQPFVFRFRDGDLALAHNGNLTNCQSLKRQLEDEGAIFRSNSDTEVLMHLIRRSHHSDFMAALKEALAQVHGGFAYLLMTGDCMIGALDPNGFRPLSLGQLSNGAYVLASETCALDVVGARLIRDIRPGEIVRVDDSGYRIESYTDHTQLAICSMEFIYFARPDSNIYGVNVHSARKRMGARLALESPVDADMVIGVPNSSLSAASGYAEASGLPNEMGLIKNQYVARTFIQPSQELREQGVRMKLAAVRGVVAGKRVVVIDDSIVRGTTSHRIVQLLREAGASEVHMRIASPPLRYPCYYGIDIQRTSELIAAKKSIDEIRDFIGADSLAYLSLDGLVESIGLHEEGPYQGLCVAYFNGDYPTDLDDYEDSFLSSLTAQDREGLSGTKGSYGLTMPVDRNRRPIRQTSMTTNPSGKTGEQNHARSI; encoded by the coding sequence ATGTCCTTGGAACTTGAAAACGTCCACGAGGAGTGCGGGATCTTCGGGGTCTGGAACCACCCGGATGCAGCCAGGTTGACCTACTTCGGCCTGCATGCACTCCAGCACCGCGGACAGGAGGGAGCAGGCATCGTCTCAAACGACCAGGGTCACCTGATAGGGCGTCGTGGCCTGGGTCTCCTGACCCAGGTCTTCCCCGACGAGGCCAGCATCTCCGAACTGACCGGGAACAGGGCAATCGGACATGTGCGCTACGCCACCGCCGGGTCCGCATCCATAGACAACATCCAACCCTTCGTCTTCCGGTTCCGCGATGGGGACCTGGCCCTGGCCCACAACGGGAACCTGACCAACTGCCAGAGCCTCAAGAGGCAGCTGGAGGACGAGGGGGCCATCTTCCGTTCCAACTCCGACACCGAGGTGCTCATGCACCTGATTCGTCGCTCACACCACTCCGACTTCATGGCCGCCCTGAAAGAGGCCCTGGCCCAGGTGCATGGTGGCTTCGCCTACCTCCTCATGACCGGGGACTGCATGATTGGGGCCCTGGATCCCAACGGATTCCGCCCCCTCTCCCTGGGGCAGCTGAGTAACGGGGCCTATGTCCTGGCTTCCGAAACCTGCGCCCTCGACGTGGTCGGTGCCAGACTCATCCGGGACATCCGACCCGGCGAAATCGTCCGCGTTGATGATTCGGGCTACCGTATCGAGTCGTACACCGACCACACGCAACTGGCCATCTGCTCCATGGAGTTCATCTACTTTGCCCGACCGGACTCCAACATATACGGGGTCAACGTCCACTCGGCCAGGAAGAGGATGGGGGCCAGACTGGCCCTGGAATCCCCGGTTGACGCCGACATGGTCATCGGGGTGCCCAACTCGTCCCTCTCTGCAGCCTCAGGGTACGCCGAGGCCTCGGGATTGCCGAATGAGATGGGGTTGATCAAGAACCAGTACGTGGCCCGGACCTTCATCCAGCCCAGCCAGGAACTGCGGGAGCAGGGTGTACGCATGAAGCTGGCAGCCGTCCGCGGCGTCGTGGCCGGCAAACGGGTGGTCGTCATCGATGATTCCATCGTCCGGGGAACCACCTCACACCGAATCGTCCAGCTCCTGCGCGAGGCCGGGGCCAGTGAAGTCCACATGCGTATCGCCTCCCCTCCCCTGAGATACCCCTGCTATTACGGCATCGACATACAACGCACTTCCGAGCTGATCGCCGCCAAGAAGTCGATTGACGAAATCAGGGACTTCATCGGTGCGGACTCTCTGGCCTACCTGAGCCTGGACGGGCTGGTGGAGTCCATAGGCCTGCATGAGGAGGGTCCATATCAGGGACTCTGCGTGGCCTACTTCAACGGGGACTACCCGACCGACCTGGACGACTACGAGGATTCCTTCCTCTCCTCCCTTACCGCCCAGGACAGGGAGGGGCTGTCAGGAACCAAGGGGTCCTATGGGCTGACCATGCCAGTGGACAGAAACCGCCGGCCCATACGTCAGACGTCCATGACCACCAATCCTTCCGGAAAGACAGGAGAGCAGAACCATGCCAGGAGCATATGA
- the purM gene encoding phosphoribosylformylglycinamidine cyclo-ligase: MPGAYEQAGVKVEAGYELIERIKAHTARTARPGAGQIGGFGGLFDLSSLGYRQPVLVSGTDGVGTKLMVAKAAGKHDTIGIDCVAMCVNDIIAQGAEPLFFLDYIACGRNDPALLEQVVKGVADGCVQAGAALVGGETAEMPDMYQPDEYDLAGFTVGVVEKERIIDGSAIRPGDVLVGLPSSGAHSNGFSLIRKALFEQGGLNPGDRPEELGGPTLAEELLTPTRIYVSALKPLFEQGLLHGVAHITGGGFVEKVPRILPAGMAAEFRVDSWTVPPIFDMIERYGQVDHMEMYNIFNMGIGMVLVVDPDKLDALQTALNQEHEDFYLIGQVVEDRGERVVLTRGD, translated from the coding sequence ATGCCAGGAGCATATGAGCAGGCAGGCGTCAAGGTCGAAGCCGGGTATGAGCTGATTGAGCGAATTAAGGCCCATACCGCCCGCACGGCAAGGCCCGGTGCCGGCCAGATTGGCGGATTCGGCGGCCTCTTCGACCTCTCCTCCCTCGGATACCGGCAACCGGTCCTGGTCTCAGGCACCGATGGGGTCGGAACCAAACTCATGGTGGCCAAGGCGGCGGGGAAGCACGACACCATCGGAATCGATTGCGTGGCCATGTGCGTCAATGACATCATCGCCCAGGGTGCCGAACCGCTCTTCTTCCTGGACTACATCGCCTGCGGGCGCAACGACCCGGCCCTTCTGGAGCAGGTGGTCAAGGGCGTCGCCGATGGGTGCGTGCAGGCCGGAGCCGCCCTGGTAGGCGGCGAAACCGCCGAGATGCCCGACATGTATCAGCCCGACGAGTACGACCTGGCCGGGTTCACGGTGGGTGTGGTCGAGAAGGAACGAATCATTGACGGCAGCGCCATCCGGCCAGGAGATGTGCTGGTGGGACTGCCCTCCTCCGGCGCCCACTCGAACGGGTTCTCCCTGATTCGCAAGGCGCTCTTCGAGCAGGGTGGTCTGAATCCGGGCGATCGACCCGAGGAACTGGGCGGTCCGACCCTGGCGGAGGAGCTCCTCACACCCACCAGAATCTATGTATCGGCACTGAAACCTCTTTTCGAGCAGGGCCTCCTTCATGGCGTCGCCCACATCACCGGCGGCGGATTCGTGGAGAAGGTCCCCCGGATTCTGCCCGCAGGTATGGCGGCCGAGTTCAGGGTCGATTCCTGGACGGTGCCGCCCATCTTCGACATGATCGAACGCTACGGCCAGGTGGACCATATGGAGATGTACAACATCTTCAACATGGGTATCGGCATGGTCCTGGTGGTCGATCCGGACAAGCTTGATGCCCTGCAGACGGCCCTGAATCAGGAACACGAGGACTTTTACCTGATTGGCCAAGTGGTCGAGGACCGGGGCGAGCGGGTCGTTCTGACCCGAGGCGACTGA
- the purD gene encoding phosphoribosylamine--glycine ligase, producing the protein MSDRILVIGSGAREHAIAVTLLAGRAVNEVFCAPGNPGMALDGIHLADLDTTDSAAVVDYIHQHSIDWVFVGPEQPLIEGLVDHLTEAGIRAFGPTRAAAQIEGSKDFAKALMRRHGIPTAAYATFDSLEPAQQYVREHGAPIVVKADGLAAGKGVTVAMTLDQALDALEQVFVDRRFGQAGARVVIEDYMSGQECSLMCFVRGEQVWPMPLAQDHKPAYDNDKGPNTGGMGAYSPLPQFGDDLADMALETIVKPTVKAMVEEGAPFTGILYTGLMVTDQGPKVVEFNARMGDPETEVVLPLLTSDLALGIRTLMDGGEPTFTWRRDVSEICVVLAADGYPGHPDKGAPVPLVEPQEDLQAYYAGVDGSIQGGLTAASGRTAVIRASGPDLRQAQERIYGLLDGLDTSGLFYRHDIGHRGLEAL; encoded by the coding sequence ATGTCGGATAGGATTCTGGTCATCGGTTCGGGAGCCAGGGAACATGCCATAGCGGTCACACTCCTGGCCGGGCGGGCCGTGAACGAGGTCTTCTGCGCCCCGGGCAATCCAGGTATGGCCCTGGATGGCATCCATCTGGCCGACCTGGACACGACGGACTCGGCGGCAGTAGTGGATTATATCCATCAGCACTCCATCGATTGGGTCTTCGTTGGCCCCGAACAGCCCCTGATCGAAGGCCTGGTCGACCACCTGACCGAGGCCGGTATACGCGCTTTCGGCCCCACCCGGGCTGCCGCGCAGATTGAAGGATCCAAGGACTTCGCCAAGGCCCTGATGAGGCGCCATGGGATTCCCACCGCCGCCTATGCCACTTTCGATAGCCTGGAACCGGCACAACAGTACGTACGGGAGCATGGCGCACCGATTGTGGTCAAGGCCGACGGACTGGCTGCCGGCAAGGGGGTGACCGTGGCCATGACCCTGGATCAGGCCCTGGATGCCCTGGAGCAGGTGTTCGTCGACAGGCGTTTCGGTCAGGCCGGGGCCAGGGTGGTCATCGAGGATTACATGAGCGGCCAGGAATGCTCCCTGATGTGCTTCGTCCGGGGCGAGCAGGTCTGGCCCATGCCCCTCGCTCAGGACCATAAGCCTGCCTATGACAATGACAAGGGGCCCAACACGGGAGGAATGGGTGCATACAGCCCCCTTCCCCAGTTCGGTGACGACCTGGCCGACATGGCCTTGGAGACCATCGTCAAGCCCACGGTCAAGGCGATGGTCGAAGAGGGCGCACCCTTCACCGGCATCCTCTATACGGGACTGATGGTCACGGACCAGGGCCCCAAGGTGGTCGAGTTCAACGCCAGGATGGGGGACCCCGAGACCGAGGTCGTGCTCCCCCTCCTCACCAGCGACCTGGCCCTCGGCATCAGGACACTGATGGACGGAGGGGAACCGACCTTCACCTGGCGCCGGGATGTGAGTGAAATCTGCGTGGTCCTGGCAGCCGACGGGTATCCCGGACATCCCGACAAGGGTGCCCCGGTACCCTTGGTTGAGCCGCAGGAAGACCTTCAGGCCTATTACGCCGGGGTTGATGGGTCCATCCAGGGCGGGCTGACCGCCGCCTCCGGCAGAACCGCCGTAATCCGGGCAAGCGGCCCTGACCTCCGTCAGGCTCAGGAGAGAATCTACGGTCTCCTGGATGGCCTGGACACATCCGGCCTCTTCTACCGTCATGATATAGGGCATAGGGGATTGGAAGCGCTCTGA
- a CDS encoding metal ABC transporter solute-binding protein, Zn/Mn family produces the protein MPKRSLLSSLPSIVAALVCLALLVSTAACGASEQGGQGSGPISVVTSINQWSSLVTQLGGDQVEVKTILKNTSTDAHDYEPTTADIAMINKADLVIVNGAGLDGWATKAAKTNGTELVDLAARSGHRTGDNPHIWFSSQARSDAAKAVTQAYKKLRPQESKQFDSLNKAWNRKQTELKERIAKVGEETRGKRFAATESVANYLTEDLGMEDLTPQGYLRAAANESEPSPDDIRQFQELLRESKVDLLVFNSQESNSITDQIMGASMASKIPVVRVSEQMPSEYQTLEDWIDALIEEFATAAD, from the coding sequence ATGCCCAAACGCAGTCTTCTCTCATCCCTCCCATCCATTGTGGCTGCCCTGGTCTGCCTGGCCCTTCTGGTTTCCACGGCAGCCTGTGGTGCCTCCGAGCAGGGTGGGCAGGGTTCCGGGCCGATTTCCGTGGTCACCAGCATCAACCAGTGGTCCTCCCTAGTCACACAGCTGGGCGGGGACCAGGTCGAGGTGAAGACCATCCTGAAGAACACCTCCACCGATGCCCACGACTATGAACCCACCACGGCCGATATCGCCATGATCAACAAGGCCGACCTGGTCATCGTCAACGGGGCCGGGCTGGATGGATGGGCCACCAAGGCCGCCAAGACCAATGGGACGGAGCTCGTTGACCTGGCGGCCCGATCAGGGCACCGGACGGGCGACAATCCGCATATCTGGTTCTCCTCCCAGGCCCGGTCCGATGCGGCCAAGGCCGTCACCCAGGCTTACAAGAAGCTGCGGCCCCAGGAATCCAAGCAGTTCGACAGCCTCAATAAGGCCTGGAACCGGAAACAGACCGAGCTCAAGGAGCGTATCGCCAAGGTGGGGGAGGAGACCAGGGGGAAGCGGTTCGCGGCCACCGAATCCGTGGCCAACTACCTGACCGAGGACCTGGGCATGGAGGATCTGACCCCGCAAGGGTACCTGAGGGCGGCGGCCAACGAGAGCGAGCCGTCTCCGGACGATATCCGTCAGTTCCAGGAACTTCTCAGAGAGTCCAAGGTGGACCTTCTGGTCTTCAATTCCCAGGAGTCCAACAGCATCACCGACCAGATCATGGGGGCGTCCATGGCCTCCAAGATTCCCGTTGTCCGGGTCAGCGAGCAGATGCCGTCCGAGTATCAGACCCTGGAGGATTGGATCGACGCCCTGATTGAGGAGTTTGCCACCGCCGCCGATTGA
- a CDS encoding alpha/beta hydrolase: MLKWLSRIRLTSGGLPTTLFTLTALTLVALIVMALLDRRPKDLLRQVAVGLISGATGLLLAWLVSDVFMVFGVSLGWMVILTVGLGCLAAGFATMALMHNHGWKRALAALTILFTVLSAALRIDIIYGEYTTIGSIFSVPIYQELKESSPKQPVMSVADWQGLASRGETPPHPARGQAYTVRIVGRESSFHARPADVYLPPAALSPKPPALPVFVLLAGQPGSPDRLFTAAGIPSLMDSYAARHNGLAPIVVSPDQNGSSTHNSLCVDSPVYGNAETYMSRDVPNWIREHLPVANQPSMWTIGGFSQGGTCSTQLGPRHPEIYGNILPADGELEPTQGKQEQMIRDYFGGDRSRFLAQVPTKAIAAKAPSKQTLFTAAGSQDPHSRQSMMTIAKAAKSAGMTVEAVVAQGSGHDWHTVRTAWSPGLEWLGERMGMGPMDRAIEDHPQYHQTAVAVITTDHRQEQESKRTWKQCSKART; this comes from the coding sequence ATGCTCAAGTGGTTGTCTCGGATTCGTCTGACATCAGGGGGACTGCCCACCACCCTGTTCACCCTGACCGCTTTGACGCTGGTGGCCCTGATTGTCATGGCGCTCCTGGACCGCCGCCCCAAGGACCTGCTCCGTCAAGTGGCCGTTGGTCTCATCAGCGGCGCTACTGGACTCCTCCTGGCCTGGCTTGTCTCCGATGTCTTCATGGTCTTCGGGGTATCCCTGGGCTGGATGGTCATCCTGACCGTTGGTCTGGGCTGCCTTGCGGCCGGATTCGCGACCATGGCCCTGATGCACAATCATGGATGGAAACGGGCCCTGGCCGCCCTGACCATCCTTTTCACGGTTCTGTCCGCAGCCTTGCGCATCGACATCATATACGGGGAATACACAACCATCGGATCCATCTTCAGCGTGCCCATCTACCAGGAACTGAAAGAGTCCTCCCCCAAACAGCCGGTTATGTCGGTTGCGGACTGGCAGGGCCTGGCCTCCAGGGGGGAGACACCACCGCATCCAGCCCGGGGGCAGGCATATACAGTCAGAATCGTCGGCAGAGAGTCCAGCTTCCACGCCCGCCCCGCCGATGTCTATCTGCCACCGGCTGCCTTGAGTCCCAAACCACCCGCACTGCCCGTCTTCGTCCTCCTGGCAGGTCAGCCCGGCAGCCCCGACCGTCTCTTCACCGCCGCGGGCATCCCATCGCTCATGGATTCTTACGCCGCCCGTCACAACGGACTGGCACCCATCGTCGTCTCCCCCGACCAGAACGGATCCTCCACCCACAACAGCCTCTGCGTGGACTCCCCCGTTTACGGAAATGCGGAAACCTACATGAGCCGAGACGTACCGAACTGGATCAGGGAACACCTGCCAGTCGCCAACCAGCCTTCCATGTGGACCATCGGCGGATTCTCCCAGGGCGGCACCTGCTCCACCCAGCTCGGACCACGCCACCCCGAAATCTACGGGAACATCCTTCCCGCCGACGGGGAGCTGGAACCCACCCAGGGCAAGCAGGAACAGATGATCCGGGACTACTTCGGCGGCGACCGTTCCAGGTTCCTGGCCCAGGTCCCGACCAAGGCCATCGCCGCCAAAGCGCCGTCCAAGCAGACCCTCTTCACGGCCGCCGGCTCCCAGGACCCCCACTCCCGGCAGAGCATGATGACCATCGCCAAGGCCGCCAAATCCGCTGGAATGACGGTTGAGGCGGTCGTGGCCCAAGGATCGGGCCACGACTGGCATACGGTCAGGACCGCCTGGAGCCCCGGTTTGGAATGGCTGGGAGAACGTATGGGGATGGGCCCCATGGACCGAGCCATCGAAGACCATCCCCAATATCACCAGACTGCAGTTGCAGTAATCACCACAGACCATCGGCAGGAACAGGAATCGAAGCGAACATGGAAACAATGCAGCAAGGCCCGAACATGA
- a CDS encoding bifunctional lysylphosphatidylglycerol flippase/synthetase MprF — protein MQQGPNMMEKSARAVLAQDAIRWMKRHVLALTFTLVLVAVNLFSWLIIWFLGIPRSTRMGTPLADLIARQHLAPPPGSHAPGLPLQFARLLITLFITSNPGQLIVDSLLVLVVLCIAETRLGRRRTIMASLISAVGGAVVGLLICAGINALEDHWSWFLRIPMTLNPIALVIGALMASIPFSDFLWRRRIGLIGYTALILLVLYTGNPGVYCTLAAALIGHMVGHIWHGPLKDADLPGKSGAYETRHLLGAISTVLALGPLVTVSSKVRAGFFTPLGMFLSPNHATSTSLARCLSRDNQASCYAQYGFTPNHTIGGALLTLLMPTLVMLAISWGIYHGRRVAAAASLALNGLTVVLALLYYLVFPMTIGDGLPQAIRHGAVPSLLVIALPPLVFCLFIIRNMHVFLVRTIPSRIRIGWVAILVGFVTTAVGYIAFATASPWSFRPRATLNTVMSELPELYLPNGIAGRFRPFMVPRTLTSLVVSDAVGFIFWMVFLVVLLAWMRSSVIQNESERLRAGALVQTGGESMSFMTTWEGNNYWFSPTGRSAIAYRVMHGIALTTTGPFGDPDEFMTDLDDFSRYCSEHSWSPVFYSVHKPQRDQLALRGWSTLKVGSEMVVTPSQWQTRGKKWQDIRTAINKAKRDNITDVLTTFNDAPWDVQSQIVDISEQWAELKALPEMKFTLGGLDELRDPRMAILYAIDAEGTVLGVTSWMPTYRQGQIIGWTLDFMRHRTDSPNGIMEFLIARMAERLRDQGTVEFMSLSAAPLAGMDPDQDEAPGNTEFLQHVLGMVADLMEPAYGFHSLFFFKKKFQPAEHPVYICYPDPAQLAQIGLSVLQAYLPDLKASQALDALKSIMPSSSSKERAGSKEPDTGQPGETDRENDQPDHPAA, from the coding sequence ATGCAGCAAGGCCCGAACATGATGGAGAAGTCCGCCCGGGCCGTTCTGGCCCAGGATGCAATCAGGTGGATGAAGCGACATGTTCTTGCCCTGACTTTCACCCTGGTCCTGGTGGCCGTCAATCTCTTTTCATGGCTGATCATATGGTTCCTGGGCATACCCCGTTCCACCCGTATGGGAACCCCCCTGGCCGACCTGATTGCCCGCCAGCACCTGGCGCCCCCGCCCGGGTCCCATGCGCCAGGGCTCCCCCTCCAATTCGCACGACTCCTCATCACCCTCTTCATCACCAGCAATCCCGGGCAGCTGATTGTCGATTCCCTCCTGGTTCTGGTCGTGCTCTGCATTGCGGAAACCCGCCTGGGCAGGCGCAGAACAATCATGGCCTCCTTGATCAGCGCCGTGGGCGGGGCTGTGGTTGGCCTACTGATATGCGCGGGCATCAATGCCCTGGAAGACCATTGGTCCTGGTTCCTCCGCATCCCCATGACCTTGAATCCGATAGCACTGGTCATCGGCGCCCTGATGGCCTCCATCCCCTTCAGCGATTTCCTCTGGCGCAGAAGAATCGGGCTGATCGGATACACGGCCCTTATCCTCCTGGTCCTCTACACCGGCAATCCAGGCGTTTACTGCACCCTGGCCGCGGCCCTGATCGGCCACATGGTCGGCCACATCTGGCACGGCCCCCTCAAGGATGCCGACCTGCCAGGCAAGAGCGGAGCCTATGAGACCAGACACCTCCTCGGAGCCATTTCCACGGTCCTCGCGCTCGGCCCCCTGGTAACCGTCTCATCCAAGGTCAGGGCGGGGTTCTTCACCCCCCTGGGCATGTTCCTGAGTCCGAACCATGCCACCAGCACCAGCCTGGCACGCTGCCTGTCCAGGGACAACCAGGCCAGCTGCTATGCCCAGTATGGATTCACGCCAAACCACACCATCGGTGGAGCCCTGCTGACCCTGCTTATGCCGACCCTGGTCATGCTGGCCATTTCCTGGGGCATCTACCACGGTCGGCGGGTGGCGGCCGCCGCAAGCCTGGCTTTGAATGGTCTGACCGTGGTGCTCGCCCTGCTCTACTATCTGGTCTTCCCCATGACCATCGGCGACGGATTGCCCCAGGCCATCAGGCACGGAGCCGTCCCGTCCCTCCTGGTCATCGCCCTTCCCCCACTGGTTTTCTGCCTCTTCATCATCCGCAACATGCATGTCTTCCTGGTGCGCACCATACCCTCCCGTATCCGCATCGGCTGGGTGGCGATCCTGGTGGGATTCGTGACCACGGCAGTCGGGTACATCGCCTTCGCCACGGCGAGCCCCTGGTCCTTCCGGCCCAGGGCAACCCTGAACACGGTCATGTCTGAACTGCCTGAGCTCTACCTCCCCAACGGCATTGCCGGACGGTTCCGCCCCTTCATGGTTCCCCGGACGCTGACCAGCCTGGTGGTCAGCGATGCGGTCGGATTCATCTTCTGGATGGTCTTCCTGGTGGTCCTCCTGGCCTGGATGCGTTCCTCCGTCATCCAGAATGAGAGCGAGCGCCTACGGGCCGGCGCCCTGGTCCAGACCGGCGGTGAAAGCATGTCGTTCATGACCACCTGGGAAGGCAACAACTACTGGTTCTCACCCACCGGCCGGTCGGCAATCGCCTACCGGGTCATGCACGGCATCGCCCTGACCACCACCGGCCCCTTCGGCGACCCGGACGAATTCATGACGGATCTGGATGACTTCTCCCGGTACTGCTCCGAGCACTCCTGGTCCCCGGTCTTCTACAGCGTCCACAAGCCCCAGCGGGACCAGCTGGCCCTCCGGGGCTGGTCCACCCTGAAAGTGGGCTCGGAGATGGTCGTCACCCCCAGCCAGTGGCAGACCCGAGGAAAGAAATGGCAGGATATCCGCACCGCCATCAACAAGGCCAAGCGGGACAATATCACCGACGTGCTGACCACCTTCAACGACGCACCCTGGGATGTCCAGTCCCAGATCGTGGATATATCCGAACAGTGGGCAGAGCTCAAGGCCTTGCCCGAGATGAAGTTCACCCTGGGCGGTCTGGACGAGCTCCGAGACCCCCGCATGGCCATCCTCTATGCGATCGACGCCGAGGGAACGGTCCTCGGGGTGACCAGCTGGATGCCCACCTACCGGCAGGGGCAGATCATCGGATGGACCTTGGATTTCATGCGGCACCGGACCGACAGCCCCAACGGAATCATGGAGTTCCTCATAGCCCGCATGGCCGAAAGGCTGCGCGACCAGGGCACCGTCGAATTCATGAGCCTCTCGGCTGCACCACTGGCCGGAATGGACCCCGACCAGGACGAGGCACCAGGCAACACCGAGTTCCTCCAGCACGTTCTGGGCATGGTGGCCGATTTGATGGAGCCTGCCTACGGGTTCCACTCACTCTTCTTCTTCAAGAAGAAGTTCCAACCGGCTGAGCATCCTGTCTACATCTGCTACCCCGATCCCGCCCAGCTGGCACAGATCGGGCTGTCGGTACTCCAGGCCTATCTGCCCGATCTCAAGGCATCCCAGGCACTGGATGCCTTGAAGTCCATCATGCCCAGCAGCTCCTCCAAAGAGAGGGCCGGAAGCAAGGAGCCGGATACCGGGCAACCCGGAGAAACCGACAGGGAAAACGACCAACCGGACCACCCGGCCGCCTGA
- a CDS encoding Fur family transcriptional regulator: MTTSASRKTRQKDAVWQALRAQDDFVSAQDLYTVLNDSGSHIGLATVYRQLSALHLSGNLDCIEHGGVRLYRICAAQRRHHHHLVCESCGRTVEITPPDGGWLDSVAQAYGFTVSSHTLEVYGLCGDCQAAPVEQ; encoded by the coding sequence ATGACCACCAGTGCTTCCAGGAAGACCAGGCAGAAGGACGCCGTCTGGCAGGCCCTGCGCGCGCAGGATGATTTCGTTTCGGCCCAGGACCTGTATACGGTCCTGAACGATTCAGGGAGCCATATCGGTCTGGCCACTGTATATCGGCAACTCAGTGCCCTTCACCTTTCGGGGAACCTTGACTGTATAGAACACGGCGGAGTGCGTCTGTACCGGATCTGTGCAGCGCAACGCCGCCATCACCATCATCTGGTCTGTGAATCATGTGGAAGGACCGTCGAGATCACTCCCCCAGATGGGGGGTGGCTCGACTCGGTGGCGCAGGCATACGGGTTCACGGTCTCGTCCCATACCCTTGAGGTCTATGGCCTCTGCGGCGATTGTCAGGCGGCCCCGGTCGAGCAGTGA
- the purK gene encoding 5-(carboxyamino)imidazole ribonucleotide synthase produces MPSLSEETAGRIDHLEPGAVIGIVGGGQLGRMMALSARYRGFRIGVLDPMPDCPVGQVADFQITADYDDRDAIRRLAERSDVLTYEFENVDAEALDGVRDQVAIPQGTELLRVTQDRVHEKTFVNRHGFATAPWRQVDGMDDLEKALDELGYPTVLKTRTGGYDGHGQMVLRSADDLWQVAERTRQDTARGVGFPPSILEGFVDFSFEASVLVTGNGSQYVTFPMVRNDHRHNILHMTLAPAGAGREIEEEAGRLALRLAEGFRLAGTLAIELFVMPDGGLVVNEMAPRPHNSGHYTIEACSLDQFDAHIRGIAGWPLAQPRLLSPAVMVNILGQHVRPVLGQLTDHPEWNLHDYGKAEVRTDRKMGHLTVLTDDPRATARDLEASGCWDDLR; encoded by the coding sequence ATGCCGAGCTTGTCTGAGGAAACGGCGGGGCGTATCGATCATTTGGAACCCGGCGCGGTCATCGGCATCGTCGGGGGTGGTCAACTGGGGCGGATGATGGCTCTGAGCGCCAGGTATCGCGGATTCCGCATCGGCGTGCTGGACCCTATGCCCGACTGTCCGGTGGGGCAGGTGGCTGATTTTCAGATCACGGCCGACTATGACGATCGGGATGCAATCCGTCGGCTGGCGGAGCGTAGTGATGTCCTGACCTACGAGTTCGAGAATGTTGACGCCGAGGCCCTGGACGGGGTCCGGGACCAGGTGGCCATTCCCCAGGGGACCGAGCTTTTGCGGGTCACCCAGGACAGGGTCCACGAAAAGACCTTCGTCAACCGGCACGGGTTTGCAACAGCGCCCTGGAGACAGGTCGATGGGATGGACGACCTGGAGAAGGCCTTGGATGAGTTGGGTTACCCGACCGTGCTCAAGACGCGCACTGGTGGCTATGACGGCCACGGGCAGATGGTCCTGCGGTCGGCGGACGACCTGTGGCAGGTGGCCGAGCGGACCAGACAGGACACAGCAAGGGGGGTGGGGTTCCCGCCCTCTATTTTGGAGGGGTTCGTCGATTTCTCCTTTGAGGCCTCGGTCCTGGTGACCGGCAACGGAAGCCAATATGTGACCTTCCCGATGGTTCGCAATGACCACCGACACAACATCCTGCACATGACCCTGGCACCGGCCGGGGCCGGCCGGGAGATCGAGGAGGAGGCCGGACGACTGGCCCTGAGGCTGGCTGAAGGATTCAGGCTGGCCGGCACTCTGGCCATAGAACTCTTCGTGATGCCGGACGGAGGCCTGGTGGTCAACGAGATGGCCCCCCGTCCCCACAATTCCGGTCACTACACCATCGAGGCCTGCTCCCTGGATCAGTTCGATGCCCACATCCGAGGTATCGCCGGATGGCCCCTGGCTCAGCCACGTCTGCTCAGTCCTGCCGTTATGGTCAATATCCTGGGGCAGCATGTAAGGCCGGTCCTGGGGCAGCTTACAGATCATCCTGAGTGGAACCTGCACGACTATGGCAAGGCCGAGGTGCGGACCGACCGGAAGATGGGGCATCTGACCGTCCTCACCGATGATCCCCGGGCCACGGCTCGGGACCTGGAAGCCTCCGGCTGCTGGGATGACCTGCGCTGA